From the genome of Thermosinus carboxydivorans Nor1:
AATCTTTCCAACGCCGTGGCCGTTGTTGCTTATGAGGCGCTGCGTCAGCTTGGTTTTCCGGGGCTGTGCTGATAAAATATGCAAAGTAGTGAGGGATGATTTAGTTGTACGCGCAATTTGGTCCGGCTGGCAACCCTGATGCTTTTTACCAGGCAGGCTATAAAGCTTCGGTCGATATGCCGCAATGGCTGGCCGGTCTTGGTCTTACCGCCTATGAATATCAGTGTAGTCGGGGAGTAACCATCCGCCCGGAAACGGCAGCGGCGATTGGCCGACAGGCGGCGGAGCATAATATTAAACTCAGCATCCATGCGCCATACTATATCAACTTGGCAACCGAGGACGCCAAAATAGCCGCTAATACAAAAAAGCACCTACTAAAATCGCTGGAAGCGGCCCAATGGATGGGCGCCGACCGCGTAGTGTTCCACCCCGGCGGGCCGGGTAGACAGGAACGCCGGCGGGCAATGGAACAGGCCAAGCGGTTATTTGCAGAGGTTTTAGCTGAAGCCGAACGGCAGGGACTTAATACCGTGTTGCTTGCTCCGGAAACAATGGGGAAACAGAACCAGCTCGGGACGTTGGACGAAGTGCTGGAGTTATGCCGTATGGCAAAATGGGTGGCGCCGGCGGTTGACTTTGGCCATATGCATGCCGTTACCGGCGGACAATATACTACCCGTGAGGAATTTGCTGCCGTCTTTGACAAAGTAGCTACCGAATTGGGGGAGGAAGTGGCGGCTAACTTACATATCCATTTTAGCCGGATTGAGTTTACAAAAGCCGGGGAGAAAAAACACTGGACCTTTGATGATCCCTTTGGGCCGTCCTATGAACCGCTGCTAGAGGTAATTGCCGAACGGCGTTATACGCCGCGCCTTATCTGTGAATCGGCAGGTACCCAGGCCCGGGATGCCAAAATCATGCAGGAATTCTATTTTCGTTGCTTGAATAATTGGTAATGATACGCATAATATAGATTTGTAAATGTGAGGGATGGCAATGCTTGTTTACGACAAAGCTCATGAGCTCGCCCGCGCCCTTAAACACTCGGACGAATACCGTGCTTTGCTGGCTGCCCAACAAGCAATCGCTGCCGACGAGCAGACTCTCAAAATGGTAAAGGAGTTTTTGGCTAAGCAGATGGAACTTGAATATGCGGCGCTCGCCGGGAAAGGCGAAGATAAGGCGCGTGCCGAGCAGCTCCAAAAGCTGTATGAGTTACTGATGCTGAACAGTAAAGCCAAAGATTTTGTCCAGGCATATTTTCGGTTTCAGCGGATGATGGCTGATATCTATAAAATTATTGGCGAAGCAGTCGCCGAAGGGCTGGATTTTTTTGTTAAACGATAACGAGCGGCAGGAATTTCTGAGCAAACTTAAAAGTATAGCCAGCGCCGACCGGGTGCGAACAGATGAACCCATGTCGCAGCACACTACTTTCCATATTGGCGGGCCTGCCGACTTTTTCTTTGTACCGGCGTCGACCGGCGAGGTGGCGGCAGCCCTTGCCCTTGCGGCCAAGTTTGGCTTGCCGGTGACCGTATTGGGTAATGGGTCCAATGTGCTCGTGCTGGATAAAGGAATTCGGGGCTTAGTCATTAAGTTTGATGAGCACATGGGTTATATCCGGCATACAGGGGCGCTTATCTATGCTGGTGCCGGCGCAT
Proteins encoded in this window:
- a CDS encoding TIM barrel protein, giving the protein MYAQFGPAGNPDAFYQAGYKASVDMPQWLAGLGLTAYEYQCSRGVTIRPETAAAIGRQAAEHNIKLSIHAPYYINLATEDAKIAANTKKHLLKSLEAAQWMGADRVVFHPGGPGRQERRRAMEQAKRLFAEVLAEAERQGLNTVLLAPETMGKQNQLGTLDEVLELCRMAKWVAPAVDFGHMHAVTGGQYTTREEFAAVFDKVATELGEEVAANLHIHFSRIEFTKAGEKKHWTFDDPFGPSYEPLLEVIAERRYTPRLICESAGTQARDAKIMQEFYFRCLNNW
- a CDS encoding YlbF family regulator, which encodes MLVYDKAHELARALKHSDEYRALLAAQQAIAADEQTLKMVKEFLAKQMELEYAALAGKGEDKARAEQLQKLYELLMLNSKAKDFVQAYFRFQRMMADIYKIIGEAVAEGLDFFVKR